In Hevea brasiliensis isolate MT/VB/25A 57/8 chromosome 13, ASM3005281v1, whole genome shotgun sequence, a single genomic region encodes these proteins:
- the LOC110667767 gene encoding uncharacterized protein LOC110667767 isoform X1: MPTLNLFTNLPVDAVTTSDILKDATKAVSRIIGKPESYVMIVLNGGVPIAFAGTEEPAAYGELISIGGLGPSVNGKLSSTIAEILQTKLFIDSSRFYIKFYDVQELSEKILCHKHSMLHNPVLSPSARVLT, translated from the exons ATGCCTACCTTGAATCTCTTCACTAACCTACCAGTGGATGCAGTTACCACCTCTGATATTCTCAAGGATGCCACCAAAGCTGTTTCTAGAATCATTGGCAAGCCTGAATCC TATGTGATGATTGTGCTCAATGGAGGAGTGCCTATTGCATTTGCCGGCACTGAAGAACCAGCTGCATACGGAGAGTTGATCTCAATTGGAGGCCTTGGGCCAAGTGTTAATGGAAAATTGAGTTCAACTATTGCAGAAATCCTTCAAACAAAGCTCTTTATAGATAGCTCTCGCTTCTACATAAAATTTTACGATGTTCAG GAATTGTCGGAGAAAATTCTCTGTCACAAGCATTCAATGTTGCACAACCCAGTGTTGTCACCAAGTGCCCGGGTGCTCACCTAG
- the LOC110667767 gene encoding uncharacterized protein LOC110667767 isoform X2, protein MPTLNLFTNLPVDAVTTSDILKDATKAVSRIIGKPESYVMIVLNGGVPIAFAGTEEPAAYGELISIGGLGPSVNGKLSSTIAEILQTKLFIDSSRFYIKFYDVQRSFFGFNGSTF, encoded by the exons ATGCCTACCTTGAATCTCTTCACTAACCTACCAGTGGATGCAGTTACCACCTCTGATATTCTCAAGGATGCCACCAAAGCTGTTTCTAGAATCATTGGCAAGCCTGAATCC TATGTGATGATTGTGCTCAATGGAGGAGTGCCTATTGCATTTGCCGGCACTGAAGAACCAGCTGCATACGGAGAGTTGATCTCAATTGGAGGCCTTGGGCCAAGTGTTAATGGAAAATTGAGTTCAACTATTGCAGAAATCCTTCAAACAAAGCTCTTTATAGATAGCTCTCGCTTCTACATAAAATTTTACGATGTTCAG
- the LOC110667765 gene encoding RNA-binding KH domain-containing protein PEPPER: MAMATTAKPETRANGSENPSESDTQNIEAPPAETNSEADSIYSTLQPSTGTANTSVRWPGWPGDCVFRLIVPVLKVGSIIGRKGDLIKKLCDETRARIRVLDAPIGIPDQVVLISGKEEPEAPLSPAMNAVIRIFKRVTGLPEGDAEESGAAGIAFCSFRLLVASTQAISLIGKQGSVIRAIQESSGASVRVLSEDEVPFYVAADERIVDLQGEALKVLKALEAIVGHLRKFLVDHSVLPLFEKNYNAIISQDRQAQTWSDKSLLHATSQGGSDTDYPLSAKRETLFFELENSLESQIPPSRISLYGQDPAVSSIRSSVLNRASAPIVAQITQTIQVPISYAEDIIGIGGNNIAYIRRASGAIITVQESRGLPDEIIVEIKGTSSQVQMALQLIQEFLSDRRELVNSSYSNYDSGLRSVYSQMDSKRYSLSGQSYGGYGSSGLGGYSNFRL, translated from the exons atgGCCATGGCCACCACCGCAAAACCAGAGACCAGAGCCAACGGCTCCGAGAATCCGTCAGAATCCGACACACAAAACATTGAAGCACCACCAGCAGAAACAAATTCTGAGGCCGATTCTATTTATTCTACACTGCAACCTTCCACCGGCACTGCCAATACGAGCGTGAGGTGGCCGGGTTGGCCTGGGGATTGTGTGTTCAGGTTGATAGTGCCCGTGCTTAAAGTGGGCAGCATTATTGGCCGTAAGGGTGACCTTATCAAGAAGCTGTGCGATGAAACTCGAGCTCGCATTCGAGTTCTTGATGCGCCCATTGGCATTCCCGACCAAGTA GTGTTGATATCTGGAAAGGAAGAGCCGGAGGCACCTCTATCCCCTGCAATGAATGCTGTGATAAGAATTTTTAAACGTGTTACTGGATTACCTGAGGGTGATGCTGAAGAATCTGGAGCTGCGGGCATTGCTTTTTGTTCATTTCGGTTGTTGGTGGCATCAACACAGGCTATTAGTTTGATTGGGAAGCAGGGCTCGGTAATCAGGGCAATACAAGAGAGCAGTGGTGCATCTGTGCGGGTATTGTCGGAAG ATGAAGTGCCATTTTATGTTGCTGCAGATGAGAGGATTGTAGATTTGCAGGGAGAAGCCTTGAAGGTTCTTAAGGCTTTAGAAGCAATAGTGGGTCACTTGAGGAAGTTTTTGGTTGATCATAGTGTTCTTCCTCTTTTTGAAAAGAAT TACAATGCAATAATCTCACAGGACCGCCAAGCACAGACATGGAGTGATAAGTCATTGCTGCACGCTACTTCTCAAGGTGGAAGTGATACTGATTATCCTCTTTCAGCGAAGAGGGAAACTTTGTTCTTTGAACTAGAAAATTCGTTGGAGTCACAGATCCCACCTTCCAGAATTTCACTCTATGGCCAAGATCCTGCAGTTTCATCAATACGTTCTTCTGTACTCAATCGTGCCAGTGCTCCCATAGTTGCTCAG ATAACACAAACTATTCAAGTACCAATTTCTTATGCTGAGGATATCATTGGGATTGGAGGGAATAATATTGCATATATTCGTCGCGCTAGTGGAGCCATAATAACTGTGCAAGAAAGCAGGGGACTGcctgatgaaataattgtggagATCAAAGGCACGTCATCACAGGTTCAGATGGCTCTACAACTGATTCAG GAATTTTTAAGCGATCGCAGAGAATTAGTCAACAGCAGCTATAGCAACTATGACAGTGGACTGAGGTCTGTGTACTCTCAGATGGACAGCAAGCGGTATTCTTTGTCAGGACAATCATATGGTGGATATGGATCTTCTGGTCTAGGAGGCTATAGTAATTTTAGACTTTGA